A region from the Vigna radiata var. radiata cultivar VC1973A unplaced genomic scaffold, Vradiata_ver6 scaffold_149, whole genome shotgun sequence genome encodes:
- the LOC106780603 gene encoding LOW QUALITY PROTEIN: 5' exonuclease Apollo (The sequence of the model RefSeq protein was modified relative to this genomic sequence to represent the inferred CDS: substituted 4 bases at 4 genomic stop codons), translating to MKPTMIANSCRGDGSQRFPTVRKAIWVVLGDPSGGTFYFSVIASQGRKEDDALRSFCTFGLEDSLHLGGNPYEGSGAAAFSGRVSIESQKIEKGLISVDRWAKGSEAXFLTHLHSNHTHSLTSTWSYGPLFFSSVTAKLLPFKLPDFNLSLLRILHTGASLTLTLSSTIIHITVIDVCHCPGSIMLLFCGDFRYFLHTGDFRWEATCHRATNAHHMLDHALXNLPVVDIVYLDNTYSNLIYDFPPRHVATQKVIYIISSHPDHEVIIGINTLGKEELLIEISFFFQLKIWVWPERLRTMHLLGYHDIFTTNTSLTRVRVVPEYSFSIRTLEALNTMHPTIGILPSGFPWIKKSLQKNEFLSGSFLTSSRYTRGKXSANSKADIGDQIGNTGSPXKIHEYMYTVPYSDHSNYEEIEEFIKFVQPTRLKGIVASSSCYIEPMYYFGRLCCVDQHTQHLCEEKNMEEHCKREKEEAISSKASYACDNIQTDRD from the exons ATGAAGCCAACAATGATTGCAAACTCGTGCCGTGGTGATGGCTCGCAGCGGTTTCCAACAGTGAGGAAGGCGATTTGGGTCGTTTTAGGGGATCCCTCTGGTGGCACATTTTATTTCAGTGTGATAGCTTCACAAGGGCGCAAAGAGGACGACGCCTTACGATCGTTTTGCAC GTTTGGGTTGGAAGATTCGCTTCATTTGGGTGGAAACCCATATGAAGGTTCAGGTGCTGCCGCGTTCTCGGGCCGTGTTTCAATTGAAA GTCAAAAAATTGAGAAGGGGTTAATCTCCGTAGACCGTTGGGCAAAAGGAAGTGAAGCTTAGTTCCTCACCCACCTCCACTCCAACCACACCCATAGCCTCACCTCCACCTGGTCCTACGGACCCCTCTTCTTCTCCTCCGTCACCGCCAAACTCCTCCCCTTCAAGCTGCCTGACTTCAATCTCTCCCTCCTCCGCATCCTTCACACCGGCGCCTCCCTCACTCTCACCCTCTCATCCACTATCATCCACATCACTGTTATAGACGTCTGTCACTGCCCCG GTTCAATCATGCTCCTATTCTGCGGCGACTTCCGCTATTTCCTCCACACCGGCGACTTCAGGTGGGAAGCCACGTGCCATAGAGCAACCAATGCTCATCACATGCTTGACCACGCTCTCTAAAACCTTCCTGTCgttgacattgtttatcttGACAACACCTACTCCAATCTTATCTATGATTTTCCACCTCGCCATGTAGCAACTCAGAAG GTTATATATATCATTTCTTCGCATCCCGATCATGAAGTCATTATCGGGATTAACACTTTGGGGAAGGAAGAACTGCTGATTGAAATTTC ttttttttttcaactgaAGATTTGGGTGTGGCCAGAGCGGTTGCGGACTATGCATCTTCTTGGTTACCATGATATTTTTACAACGAACACGTCTCTTACTAGAGTTAGAGTTGTTCCTGAATATAGCTTTAGCATTCGAACTTTAGAGGCATTGAATACAATGCACCCAACTATAGGAATCTTGCCATCAGGTTTTCCATGGATAAAGAAATCACTTCAAAAGAATGAGTTTCTTTCTGGTTCCTTTTTGACATCATCTCGTTATACGAGAGGCAAATGAAGTGCAAATAGTAAGGCCGACATTGGTGACCAAATTGGAAACACAGGATCGCCATAGAAAATTCACGAGTACATGTACACAGTTCCCTATTCTGATCACTCCAACTATGAGGAGATTGAAGAGTTTATAAAGTTTGTTCAACCAACCAGACTCAAGGGGATTGTGGCTTCCTCGTCATGCTATATTGAACCCATGTACTATTTTGGTCGACTTTGTTGTGTTGACCAACATACACAACATTTGTGTGAGGAGAAGAACATGGAAGAAcattgtaaaagagaaaaagaagaagcaattaGCTCCAAAGCTTCATATGCATGTGACAACATTCAAACAGATAGAGACTGA